From the genome of Triticum aestivum cultivar Chinese Spring chromosome 1A, IWGSC CS RefSeq v2.1, whole genome shotgun sequence:
TAATCGGCCAGCCTTTCTTTCGGAAGCCCATTAGCCCTTatctccccacgccgccgccgctatTCCGTCGACTCCATTGCTGCTCCACGCCGGAGCCGCCACTTCTGTACTCTGCCGCGAGCTCTCCCATGGCCACGGCGAATCCTCCTCTCATCCTATCCTAATCCTAAAGCGAATCCAGCGCAGTGCGGACAACGAGGAAAGGAGTCAcatggcggccacggcggccgaggAGCCGCAGGAGCCCCGACGGGGCGTCGACGGCGAGCTGAGGTGGGTGTTCCCTGCTTCCCCCCCTCCCCCCATATGCCCCTCCCTCCCTACTTCCATATCTCTAGTTCTCACTCTCCGCCTCGTTCCCCACCCAGCGGACTCGACCCCGGCCCCGGGTCGTGTGAAGCGGCGCCCGCCCGCGAACCGGTGCCCACGGagatgccggcggcggcggaggcggagtcctCGTCGATGAGAAAGCTTGGGCGGCTCTTCAGGCTCACCGAAGTGCACCTCTGGTATTCGATCCCCTCGTCCTCGTCCCTCTCCGACCCTCCTCGTTCAGCTCAGTGTTTTTCCCCTTACACAGCTCGTTTCTTCGCTGCAGGGATGATTTTTATGTGAAGCCTCACGATTGGCGTGCCACTGAGACGGTTGGTTGCACGGTAAGAAGACTCCAGCCTCTTTCATCTATGATTTAGCTCATGAATGATTCTGAGTCTTGTGCTTGGTCGTCAGTTCAGTTGACAATTTCGTTATATCAAGATGGAAAATGTTGCTTCTTCTGTAGCCCGTTGAGCAGGACGAGCAGCAGACCAGCCGATTAGTTTTCCAAAGACTAATTCACAAAAGAAAATGTGATTTATACCTTAACTTCTTTTTAGAGATAATAGTCCCAATTTTGCCCGGTAGGCATGCGAACTGTTCTTGGTGGCATGATCTTCATTCAGAGTTCTGTTGTGAAAGAACAGAACAGCCAAGGAACAATCATTTCCTTCTACCAGCATGTTTTATTGCACTAGCATCATGTTTCAAAAGAATAGCTCGTGCGGTTGAACTAGCTACGTCATGGTTTACGATTTTACTTCCTGAGCAAGACCATCAAATCAGTATACTACATATGCCAACATCATTTTATTGAGATCACTTCAAAAATTGAATGGTGAATACACGTTACACGATACATTGACTCGAAATGTCGCTAACGTTTTGTCTCCTTTTTGGGGGGTTTTAGGGCTAGGGGGGAGGGGGTAAATGTGGCAAGTTAAATATTTGTTTTACTTGGAGAGTATGTTTAGTTGATGTTGTTTTTTATTTCATGGTCTTCATTCTCCATTCTGTGTTTCAGCCTTCTGTACCAGCAATTTGAAAACCTTCAACTTTGCAGGGATCTCAAACAGCCAAAACCCGCAACAAAGCAGCCAAGCAGACAGATGAAGGTGTGATTTGCTTTCCTGTAATCCAATGAGTTTATTTCTTCCGACGTTCGTAAACACCCTACTTGCAGCATTGGCTCATATCATAACTCACTGTCCCCGCACAGACAGCACATAAAAAATAATACGAACAAATCATTACAGATTGTTATTCTTCTTTTGCTGCAAGTATCCACCAATTTCTTCTGATATACTGTCTGTTGTTTCTTGttatcaacagaccattcatttgtTGAAGATATGGAATTGGCTAGTCTCATGGGTTCTTTGGGGCTTCCTGTTTCATTCAGCACAAGGAAAGAGGTAAGTGCCCAAAACAGCATGTAGAGTTCTGCTGCTGGTTAATCTGTACCCTAAGCCCTTACCTGTTACAGAAAAAGAAGACACCTGCCAAGGGTAAGCATCAGGGACGACAAGCACCATATGAAGCGGCAAGTACTCCAATGGATGATAATGTAAGGACATGCACAGATTCTGAAGAACTGGAACACGTTCAGGAGTCGATGGATTGCATGGAGCAAACAAACTCATGCGTTTCATCTAGGACTACTGCGGGTTACAGTGAAGCCTACCATGGTGATGTTGAAAAGACGCTTGGTGAAGTCAGTGTTAATCAGTGTGAACCAAATGGTAACATGAGCAGTCCAGTAAAATCAGGCTCTCCTGTTCAACAAAATGAAGCTGCGGACAGTTTTATGCAGTTGAACAAAGTGATGCTGGGGCGAAATTCTGTTGATAATGAATCTATAATGTCCTGTGCTGAACTTTGTCATGAAGAAAAATCGTCTGAAAGAGAAGATACAATATCTGGGGAGACTCCACTCACGTCCCATGATAATGATGATCCATGTCCAGCAGAACCATCTCCTGTTAATAATCATGTTGAAAACTCTGGCTCTGATTTTTACTATGAATGCGGAGATTGGCAGGTTCTTTGGGATCAGTTCTATAGTCGGTATTACTATTACAACATCCTGACACAGGAATCTACATGGGATCCCCCTCAAGGATTGGAGGATTTTGCATCATATTGTAGCACATATTCATCTCAAGGGTTGGATGAACAAGTATCACAACTGACAAGCACACTCGTGGAAGAACACAATCAAATCAATGCAAAGCTTGACAAATCATCTGGAGTTTTATCCTGTGTCAAGCATTATATCTCACAACCTGATGAAGATGTTGTACAATATGGAGCTAACGCGAGCCCATGTGACAATGGAGAAACAACATTTGGTAAGATGTGAATTCCATTTTATGTGATCCGCAAGAGATTTATTATTTTGCATTGATCCCAGAGGACATTGCTTACTGTGTTGATACAGTACAAGTCTTGATGCTGACACTTCACAAAATCAACTCAGTTATTAATATCCTTATCCGTGGCATTAATTATTTTTATATAGAGATTTCTTTCTCATAGCTGTTATATTCTATCTTTACCAATAATTAATAGTTTGTTTAGTGATATCAAGCATTCTTATCTGGCAGATCAGGCTGGTGACAACGGCCATCTAGATGAGCAGAGGCATGATCTTTATTACAATGAAGCACAAAGTTTATCAGACATTCCTGATAAAGAGTCGATATATCCAAGGTGTGCCTGATTATACTAAATGTTGTTTCCTTGCTTCCTTGACATATGTATGGTTTTCATTAACATCTCATCTCTATGTAGTGTGATAGCTACCATCGATGAAGTACAAGATGGTGAAAATATGCAGAATGATAGTTCAGTGGCTGAAGTGTTAGAAGTGAGCCAGGAAGCTACCACCACCAAAAAGAAAAAGAGAGTAAGGAGATCTCAATCGTGTAAGACCATATTTCTCAGTTAGAGCTTCCTAGGAGTTGTTTGTGTTATTTTTTTCACATGATATCGTTGACTGGCAGATTTCTTCTTTTTGTGTGAGGGTGGTGTCAATATGCAGCTTGTTGCTGGACCTACATCTTTTGTACTTTTTCTATTTATGTATATAAGGTAACTAACTTTTTATTTCATTCTAATTCTACAGCTCATTCATGTCAGGACTTGGCAGAAAACATTTCCAATGACATCGCCAAGTATTGGAATCAGCGGTACTCGCTTTTCTCCCTTTTTGATAGTGGTATAAAGATGGATGAAGAGGGGTGGTTTTCAGTAACGCCAGAGCCCATTGCAAAGCATCATGCATCTCGTGTTGGTGCAGGCATATTGATTGACTGTTTCACGGGAGTAGGTGGAAATACCATCCAGTTTGCCACAAAGTAAGTCACTGCTATTGTGTTATTATATCTTCTGTTAATGATGATGAACGATATGTTAGCATGAAACCTTACTTTTCCATAGGTACCTTTTTTCTTGCTTTGCTTGATAATAGTGGTCACTAACAACCTTCAGTATAATGTGTCTTGTGTGCGTCAAGGGCATACTTGGTCGAGAATGAATGACAGTAGAAAACGCGTTTGTGCACTCATCTAGTTTATACCGAGGTATTTGTGTCTTGTAAAATGACACATCATATGAAAAGAATGGCTTCTAAGTTGCTTTATCAGTATTTAGAGCTATAGCTGACTTTCTTAATTAGCATGCATAATGGTTGAAGATGATATGAGGTGAACTTTCAAGTTTCTTCTACAGTACCCAAACTGTAGATTTCCACGTCTCTGACATCATCTTTTCTTTTTCAGGTGTAAGCATGTTGTTTCTGTTGACATTGACCCACAGAAGATTGATTGTGCACAGCATAATGCAACTGTTTATGGAGTCAATGATCATATAGACTTCATTATAGGAGATTTTATCCGTATAGCACCTCATCTGAAGGTATGTATGCCTTATACCTTGAAATTATCACGCCTTTAGGTTTCTGCACATGTCATTCCGTACAGCTGCATATCTTTCATAGCTGCCAGTGAGAACACATTTATTTGACCATTTTCGTTCACTGTAACTATTAGGTAGGGTACCGATCTTTTGCCATTGGAAGTCCAACAAGAGGAAGTTTTTGTTCTAACCGTTTTTGGAATCATAGGGCATAGCCTCAGTTTCAGTTTATTAGAAAATGCACCAATTGTAAGCATTCAAGTTCAGTCCCAGAACGTAATCATAGATGACTGCCATAATGATAACTTCCTTCTTAATGTAAACAAGTTTTAACATCTACATGCCTAGTTGTTAACCAGACGTTAAGGTGAGAGAAATTAGCTAGCAGCAGTGCTAAGAGATGGGACAGAAGGGGCTAAGATCAGGAAGCTTTGCACTACCGCTAAGCTAAAAAAGTTACCTTCTTATTGCTATGCCACTCTAATCGGTCTACAAGTTGGTCTGTATGCTTTCGTGAGAAGTTGTTGTGTGCAGGGGGAAACTGTCTTCATGTCACCTCCATGGGGTGGACCGGACTATGCAAAAGTAGATGTGTATGACGTCAAAACCATGCTTAAGCCTTGTGATGGGTGAGCTCCTTGGTTCAGAATATTGTTTGTTTCCTTGCTGTGCTCACATATGTTCACATGCCCTAGTCGAACGCTTCAGGTACCATCTCTTCAAAGTTGCCACGGCGATCGCTTCGAGAGTAGTCATGTTCCTTCCTCGCAACAGTGACCTAGACCAGCTGGCGGACATGTGCTTGTCGATCGATCCTCCATGGGCGGTTGAGGTATGTCATGTTGGCTTGACATCACCGCAGTGTAGCGATGGCGATGCCTCTAGACCGATGTCATAGTGAGCCCTTTTGTTCTGGCAGGTGGAGAAGAATTACCTCAATGGGAAGCTGAAAGCCATAACGGCATACTTTGAGGAACAGGGCAGCGCAGACGAAAACTGCACTCTTCGTGAACACCGATGATACTCCATGCATCCGAAATCCAAGTATTCTGCTGGATGGAAGATCCTGTGCCAGTGTTGGGTACCCTTGGGCAGCAGAGCGTGCCACTAGGGTCAATGGATGGGTGGTCGATTGGCCAAGAAACTTGGTATCTTGGATCTTAATGCCTCTGCTGTGCGGAGCTTTGGATGACGACGATACTGTCATGCTGAAGAAGTCTCTGTTGATGTGGCTCATTTGCGCTGAGTGCGTGTACATTATCTGGATCGTGTAGTTACTTGTATGTGGTTTAGTTTGTACCGGTGCAACATTGGGTAGCCCTGAATCATGGGCAGTATTTTCCACCGCTTATATCTACATGGTTTCACCATCAACTgctaattttttttttgatttttttatggtAGTTAGATGACAGAGGAAGGCTGGGATTGTATTTTTTTTACGGAACAAGCTGGGTAAAAAAGAAAAATTCCTTTAGAACATAAATTTTGAGATCATCCAAACAAATGTGCCACTAATTAGTAACTTAATTATTTCACAAAGGCATTTCAAGGCTTGCTCTCCATGATCTCGCTCTTGTTCCCTACCCTTCATAGCCGCGCCTCTGAACGGGCAATTCTCGGCTCGTTGGAATTCATTGACATAGTTTACGAAAAGCAGCTGAAAATATTGTATTTACATTAATAATTTGGAAACACATCCTGCTATTATTCGTCTTTCGACAGTACCAGTATTCCTATTTGATTAAAAAGAGAAGTATCAAATCAGCCAGACATGAATAGGTACTGCAATTGAAGCCTAACACAGGCAACAAACTCCACCAGGTTTCGACAGTACCAGTATTCTTATTCACATATATATACATACTCCTCCATGAGAATGCTGTCCAGAAAAGGGGCAGACATTCACAAAAAAGGGGCAGCCATACACAAGAGCCGTTCGTCGGGAGCAACACCATCAAAACGACACGGTTCTCCACGGGAAACTTCATCAACAATTCCTTCATGTTTGCGCGCTAACCGTTAATATCGCCGGATCCTTGTTCTCAGGGAATATAGGGGTCTTCAGCTACCTTCGGCGACGTCTTCCAGCCTCTGCCCGATGACGTAGCGCTCATCCCTGATCGAATCATGGAGTTTCGTGCACAGCAGCTTGGAGATATAGCAGAGCGCACAAGGGCCGAGGGTACCCAGCCACGCGAAGCGGTAGACTGCTGAGTTCATGGCGGCAGAGTAGCCGAATCTTGGGAAGACGCCCTTGGCAAGCACATATGGAATGCACAGAGCAGGGAGCAGCCTCGTGGCGATAGGCATGAATAGTTCTCGGAGGAAAAATCGCAGCCGTACCTTCCCTGAACGAGAACCCGCAGCGAACCGAACGATCTTTGGACTCCACCTTTCATCGATGAAATAGGCAAGGAAAggtgtgtcccttgtctcatgggcCTGCAAGATAAAAACCAGGCCACTTGAAAAAGTTTGCCATTTTCGACCTAACTATAAGCTACTGACAATAGTTTGGGAATTTGCAAATAGAAATAGCGATAATTAATTGTGCGAGTGCATGAGTTTAATAATGGGCATATAATGTATAAAAACTGGACTTGGGGATGAGATGTGACTTTTTTAACATAAAAATTTGGAAGTGTTCTTTTTGGTACTCGCTTTAGCAGTGTGGTTTTCACAACCAGTGCAATTTGAGTGCAATGTACCAAATTAGTCCCTATCTGATTATATTATAAAATCTCAATTTTTTTTATGTTAAGTTTGGTATAATGGTACATACATGGATAAACTATGAGAGGACGGAAAGCAACAAGAGAAGTTGCAACTCACCAGCTTCACCCAGATTCTCAGAGATCGAAATCCCAGGAACCAAGTGTAGAAAACCGAAACTTCATCATCAGGCCCAGTGGGTGATGGTATTAGCAATAAATCAACCAGCGACCCGATCAAGAAAGGAACGATGGCCGACTGAGAGCAGAAAACACAAAGTTCTTTGGCCATAGCATGAAATAGATTAAAGAAAAATATAAAGGAAACCACCGCAATTAAAGTTGCTCACCGATAAGAACACAATCAGAGCTTGGCTCAAATTTCGAAGGTGCGTTCTCCCTTTAGTCATGTAGGCAAATGCATCTCTAGAGGCACCAATAGTAGTTACTACGACGCCGAATCCAACAACCAAAGCAAGCAGATCTAAGAGAAAACATCATCAACAAGTAAGCCAAACATGATAAAAAGAAAATATTTGCTTTGTTTACAGCCAGGCCTAACAGTCAAATAACCATCTCTGAACAATCATTACCATTGGATTTCAATCCACCTGCTACTGGCAGCCGGGTGATGGCAAACAAGGCACGCCCaattgatattggaaaaataagcACAGCCGAATAGAATATCACAGCAGTCAACCACGCAAGCACCACATTAGTGGCAACGGAATACCGAGTTATCTTCTTCACTAGCAACACAGTATAATTTGGCATATAAGTTTCGTCAATGAGAAGCCTCAGAAGAAGAACACGAGAAAGTGAATCGCCAACTTTTCGAGGTGCTTGCCAAAACGATAAGCTCTCAGCAGGCCAACTGGAGTAGCAACGATCACACACATTAAAATAAGGTGTTGACTGGCCAATACATCAGATGAAACTAAATTGAATGCTTACGTGATATTTAATGGGAACAACTCCGGTGCCAGACGATCAGCAATttgaacaggaacaaaaataacCGCAGCCATATAGAGAATGCCATGCAGAAGATGATGAGGCTTGTTGAAATAAAATTTGTAGAATGGTTCGTCAATGTTAATATCATAGTCGAAAGTGGGAACGGCAACTCCTGGCCTGAATATCTACTCATAACAAAATACAACACCCATTATACCCCCTGAATCATATACTCCATATACTATTGACATGATGAGGCCACATATATAGTATGACAAATACCTTGTGAAGAAGTGTGGACCATAAGCCGTGTAGATACAAAAATTCGAATCCAATAAGACAATGAAGAGCAGTTGAAGCAAAAGATGCAGCAAACATAAGTTCCAACCTTTGAGACATTGTTGCACCGAACATTTTTGAAGTGCAGATATCAAGCGACCAGCCAAAGAAGAGCGGGTATATTATAAGTCCGTGCAGGGTATTAAGACAAAAACTGGCAACACTGGTAAAACATGTGATCCCTGTGAGGAATATACCAGACAGACTTCTAATGAAAGCTGCGATCGCAAGGCGCTTCCCCCTCAAGTATTGGCCAAAAATGTACAGCCCAGCATAAATTACACCCACAGAAATGATAAACCCGTATCCAATTAGAAGGACAGAAGCTGTCGAAGTGTAGGAGTTGACTTCACCCACATTGCAAGAATCGGAACACAATATGCACCATAAGACGATCCTTCCCAAAGAGAACGGAAGAAACACCAAAACACAAGCAAGGGCCAGGTCGAACATCACCACCTGGTTAGACAAGAATACTGTTACAACTTTTGCAAACAAGTAGAAAACCAATCATACGAAATTTGATGTGTTCGTTCGTATTATTTCATATAACATGGCACAGTAGTTTTCTCATGTGACCTTAATTTTAGTTTTGCTACTATTTGCTACTATTTCATCTAATTATCTGGACACCTCTAGGATGATAAACTTTGAATTGGAGCCATATTGAACCGTAACCAACTCTGAACAAACAAGAAACCATGACAATGTGTGCTAAATGCTGCTCCAATCCCCAAAACAGAAGGGCATTAATTGGTGCTTTACTACAATATAAGAACCTATAATGATCTTATCATTCGCCATAGCATAAAAAAGGCAGCAGATCGATAgaggacattggttgagaagcacCGAGCATACCACCAAGAACGCTTCAACGGCAAATAGCGCAAGGATTTGCGAGCCATCAAATCCTCCAAACCCCTGACGCCGAGCTTCCAGGCGTGCAACCCAGTGGAAAAATGGAGCTACAGCAAATGGCACATACTCATATGCAAATGCAACCCAGAGCGCGAACAAACCGAGGACGGAGGCGGTAGAGAGGCGGAGTGAGAGCAGATAGTGTGCTTCATCAAAGGACCTAGCAAGCGCGAGGCGCCATGACCAGAGGGTCCCGATGTGAATGGTGAATTCCGGCACGACGCAGACAGCGAAGATGAGTGGGAGCAGCAGACCAGTGAGCCTGTCCGGCAAGCCCACTATGAACTCAGAAATGGGCAGCCTCGCAGGTGCGTCCGTGGCGTACAGAAGTCGGGCGGAGATGCCGTGGTTGCACACCTGAAATGGTTCGAAACGATGGAGTGCATCAACTTTAGCAACATCAAAATGGAACACAAAAAGGATTAAGCACAAAACACACCAACAATATGACAAGAACATACTAATCACATCACAATGGGGGAAGGGGGGCTGATTGTCAGTGAGGAATCATGGTCGTAGTAATGTGCGACGCTCGGCACGCAGTATGAGGGGTTAAAATTAGTTGTAAACAAGATGTGTCTAAACAAAACTGACAGAAAGGAAAGTAAGCGCGCTCCAAGCACCGCGACACGAAAATATAAAATAGCACAGCTGCACCCGGGCCCTCTCTATCTAGCCATCCATTCTGCGCATCGCGATTCGTACAAAcacatttttcttttttgtttctctcacataaaacatattttgaagttcaaacctttgcagcgtAGCAAAGTTTTctatctagaatctaggataaatcttttaGATTTTTTTGTCAAATATAAATATACAAAAACGATTTTTTAATGTAAAAAATCATTTTTTGTATAttttatgtttgacaaaaaattctgaaagatttatcctagattctagatggaaagctttgccacgctgcaaaggtttgaacttcaagacATCTTTTATGTGagagaaataaaaaagagaaattttcatacgAAAAGTTAGTTGTGTTGCACAGATCTTAAAGCAATATTGGACAACCAGGATACCAGGGCCGGGGTGCAGCTGTTCTAAAAATCCACGTCCCGACACGAAAATATAAAATAGCACAGCTGATAACTCGTTACAATGCAACAATATGGCAGGAATGTACTGTTAATCACACTGCAAAAGGGGTACACTTTTCACTTCCCTAAGGAATCACATCACATAGACATGGGCATAGACATGTAGTGATCTGATAAATGGGACTGAAATTAGCAGCAACATGGGAGGACCATGGATGCAGAGagacgggggaaaccctaggcggaggaggaggcgtgAGGCGGTACCTCGCAGCGGGGTTTTCCGCGGGTGGCGATCCACCGGAGCTGGCAGTCGTCGTGGACGAACCTGATGCTGCCGCGGCAGGCGCGCGCAGGGGCGGCGCAGGGGGCGGCCCGGCCCGGCGGGGAGGCGGCAGATGCGGCACTGATCCACCAACTCCTCTTCCTCGTCTCGGAAGTCTTCTTCCGCGGAGAACATCGCCTCGTCCTCGCCTCCGGTGGCCGCCATTGCCGTTGGTGTCTCGTCTCGACGGCAAGAGTGAGTGAGGAAGAGTGATACTGGGCCGTCCTTGCGATTCACCAGGTGTGGCTTTCTTCTTCACTCACACGGTCACACCTGGACTATCCTTTGACAGCTAAGGCCGGCCCAGGAAGACTCCGGGTTattttttacctcttctcttcgtttttctttttctttccctttcccttttctcttttatttattttatagttttatttatctatttatcaAATAATAATGATGCTACTTCCGTTTTCATGTTTGTTCTTAGAGCATATCCTAGAATTTATGTAAAAAAACATCATAGTAGTTTTACGGGGGTGTCCATATAATTTAGAAGTTCTCAGGTTAGGTCTTTTCTCAGTTCCCGTAATTTTTTTCCCTAAAAGTGGTTTTTGGCACTGGCGCAATGGCGACGGCGGCTGCAAGCGGAGGCGGTGGCGGGCAGGCGAGCGGCGCAACAACGGTTGGTTGCGGTGTGCAGTGGTCAACGGTGATGGCGCGGCGGACTCCAATGGCGGTTAGCTGATGTGGCACTTTTACGAAAAGGCCATCTTCCAATAGATGGAGGGGTAATTTTGAAGGATTTATGggattttgtgattttttttcgcGTTTACGAAGGCTGTTGGAGAGCTTTTTTTGACCCAACTTTCTTTAAACGGTGGTTTTTCTTACGAATACAGGTATGGGTGATACTTGGCAAGATTGTATACCCATGGGCAAAATTGTCGACACTATTTTTTGGTGTTCAAGCGGAGCGCCTCTCTTGATGAGCATGAGGACAACATTGTTGACTGTTGGCTACAAAAAGTTCAACCAAGTGCGCCAGCGCCACAAGGATTGAGTGTGACGTTGAAGTGGAGAGGGGTTCCATGCCTTGAGATGGTTCTTGGAGTCGGCGACAGATTACCACACTTTGTTAATGAGGAGAAAGAACGTCATTCGCATGTGGTAAAGTCGTTCGGTGAGGTGAAAATAATATCTTAGGGATCTTCAACTCCGACTCTTAAAACACTAGTATACGTGCGGATCGAGTTGTCCAGACGTAGCTATCCATCCAACATAGACCGTATTTGTTCGTTGTCGCATTTGCTTGTCTGAATTTTCCCAAACCGAACGCAAACTGGAGGTACATTTTTGGGCGCCTAGGCCTCTGtcacgtaggactccgacacctcCACTAGGCCTGCAACCATCGATATAGATAGAAAGCACAAGATTTTACACGATGAAAGCACGATTTACAAGTTTGAGATTCGGGTCTACACCAATAAGTAACTCTTGGTCTCAAAACATCACATGATACCTGCAGATGTAGATCACCATCACCTATATTAACTATTCTTTCTAGTCAggtaatatgtactccctccgtcccataatataaaataacgtttttgacactaatgtagtgtcaaaaacgttcttttatattatgggacggagggtgtATTTTTGAGAAGGTACTCAGGTAATTTTTGACTTGGCTTCTTAAACACGGATAATAATTTTATACTGTTATGCATGTAAGCATTCATGTATTTTAAGAAATCACCAATTTTAAAAAATTGGCGTGTtaattaaaaaaatcatagaaCTTTGATTAAAACGATGGGTTCATCAATGCTAATATTTTTATGAAACAATAGGACCTAAATGTCAAAGCAAAAATTGTCTGGCCTTGAACATATAAATATTTGTAGCAACATGTAATAATTTAAAAATATTCGCCGATGACTGATGGCACACACTAACAGCCAAAAAAATATGAAAGAAAGCAGAAAAAATAGTTGAAATAAAGGTAAATAATTCAACAAAATAAATAGAACTGAAAAGGGGTACAAAAAAGCAAAAGCGAAAAGGTAAGGGGATTAGCAGAAGAAAAACGGAAGAACAAAAATAATCGCACGGATTCTCCTTGGGCCGGCGACCCTAGCTAGACGAGAAGAGAGCAAGAGCGGCCCAACATCTCCCGTGCTGCCGCTTCTCCTACACGATCTCTCACTCGCTCTCGCCGCGCTGATCTAAAAAAAAACTCACTGTCGCCGCGCTAGAGACGACGGGAAGGCCGATCAATGGTGGTCGCCGACGCCACAGGAGGAGAAGAGGGGGCGAGGATCTCCCCGAAGGGAggccaaggagaggaggaggcggaggagcagcTGTGCCGCATCTGCCGTCTCCCCGCCGAGGCGGAGCGCCCCCTGCGGAGCCCATGCGCCTGCCGCGGCAGCATCAGGTTCGTCCACGACGAGTGCCAGCTCCGGTGGATCGCCGCCCGCGGAAAACCCCTATGCGAGGTATTTGTCTCTCGATCCCTccgacctagggtttcccctccatgaTCCTTCCATGCCGCTGTAGGTGTCATGTCAAGCTGGCTGGATCGTGTGATTAATTCCCTAGTGAAGTGCAAAATTTACCATTTTGTAATGTGATCAAATACTCAAATATCAATGCATTCTTGTCATGCTGTTTGCAATGTCAGACTTACTGAAAAAGGTGATCGGTGAAAAATGTCCCCTTGTGGAGTATAATCAATTAACACGTTCTTGTCAATATTGTTGCAATGTAGTATGTTCTTGTCACAGTGGTGATGTGGTTGCGTTCAATTCCTTTTCATATTTCATTTAGTATGATCTGATGTTATGCCAACATTGACGCACTCAGTcattttgaaccatttcaggtATGCAACCGCGGCATCACCACCC
Proteins encoded in this window:
- the LOC123070370 gene encoding uncharacterized protein isoform X1; the protein is MAATAAEEPQEPRRGVDGELSGLDPGPGSCEAAPAREPVPTEMPAAAEAESSSMRKLGRLFRLTEVHLWDDFYVKPHDWRATETVGCTGSQTAKTRNKAAKQTDEDHSFVEDMELASLMGSLGLPVSFSTRKEKKKTPAKGKHQGRQAPYEAASTPMDDNVRTCTDSEELEHVQESMDCMEQTNSCVSSRTTAGYSEAYHGDVEKTLGEVSVNQCEPNGNMSSPVKSGSPVQQNEAADSFMQLNKVMLGRNSVDNESIMSCAELCHEEKSSEREDTISGETPLTSHDNDDPCPAEPSPVNNHVENSGSDFYYECGDWQVLWDQFYSRYYYYNILTQESTWDPPQGLEDFASYCSTYSSQGLDEQVSQLTSTLVEEHNQINAKLDKSSGVLSCVKHYISQPDEDVVQYGANASPCDNGETTFDQAGDNGHLDEQRHDLYYNEAQSLSDIPDKESIYPSVIATIDEVQDGENMQNDSSVAEVLEVSQEATTTKKKKRVRRSQSSHSCQDLAENISNDIAKYWNQRYSLFSLFDSGIKMDEEGWFSVTPEPIAKHHASRVGAGILIDCFTGVGGNTIQFATKCKHVVSVDIDPQKIDCAQHNATVYGVNDHIDFIIGDFIRIAPHLKGETVFMSPPWGGPDYAKVDVYDVKTMLKPCDGYHLFKVATAIASRVVMFLPRNSDLDQLADMCLSIDPPWAVEVEKNYLNGKLKAITAYFEEQGSADENCTLREHR
- the LOC123070370 gene encoding uncharacterized protein isoform X2 — encoded protein: MAATAAEEPQEPRRGVDGELSGLDPGPGSCEAAPAREPVPTEMPAAAEAESSSMRKLGRLFRLTEVHLWDDFYVKPHDWRATETVGCTGSQTAKTRNKAAKQTDEDHSFVEDMELASLMGSLGLPVSFSTRKEKKKTPAKGKHQGRQAPYEAASTPMDDNVRTCTDSEELEHVQESMDCMEQTNSCVSSRTTAGYSEAYHGDVEKTLGEVSVNQCEPNGNMSSPVKSGSPVQQNEAADSFMQLNKVMLGRNSVDNESIMSCAELCHEEKSSEREDTISGETPLTSHDNDDPCPAEPSPVNNHVENSGSDFYYECGDWQVLWDQFYSRYYYYNILTQESTWDPPQGLEDFASYCSTYSSQGLDEQVSQLTSTLVEEHNQINAKLDKSSGVLSCVKHYISQPDEDVVQYGANASPCDNGETTFDQAGDNGHLDEQRHDLYYNEAQSLSDIPDKESIYPSVIATIDEVQDGENMQNDSSVAEVLEVSQEATTTKKKKRLIHVRTWQKTFPMTSPSIGISGILIDCFTGVGGNTIQFATKCKHVVSVDIDPQKIDCAQHNATVYGVNDHIDFIIGDFIRIAPHLKGETVFMSPPWGGPDYAKVDVYDVKTMLKPCDGYHLFKVATAIASRVVMFLPRNSDLDQLADMCLSIDPPWAVEVEKNYLNGKLKAITAYFEEQGSADENCTLREHR